In a single window of the Euryarchaeota archaeon genome:
- a CDS encoding right-handed parallel beta-helix repeat-containing protein: MRFGGRRPTIAITIVILALLSIFPAPASASDQVPRPAILIVGNAGLGIACVPNVANGVVGGCGTADNPYVIESWSIDGSVTPECSMQNGLCGGITLSQTTAHVLIRNNLIRHHKVAEIWLDRVSNARIENNVIGSTGSFVAGQQAGTGILISDSQIVTISDNDVQCILGPPGFSNGVATLGSSGALVLGANDVSGCYTGININSCGGIQATDNSLTSNQYGLVMWCSNVSLEGNVISNSGVHGVSLSGGTGQNVTISHNLVTNNTGIGIYVGSTNAAVTDNVISYNLGGGLRAGGTSALNTYSGNNIFGNSNYGACACSTLELDLRDNWWGSSSGPSGAGSGTGDVLLDNPGGEPPLFDPWLTSANPMAGP, from the coding sequence GTGAGATTCGGGGGGCGCAGACCAACCATCGCGATCACCATCGTGATACTAGCCTTATTGAGTATTTTTCCTGCGCCCGCGAGCGCGAGCGACCAAGTGCCTCGGCCCGCCATCCTAATCGTCGGAAACGCTGGTCTCGGGATTGCCTGTGTTCCCAACGTCGCCAATGGCGTCGTTGGCGGATGCGGAACCGCGGACAATCCGTACGTGATAGAATCGTGGAGCATCGACGGGTCAGTGACGCCGGAGTGCTCCATGCAGAATGGCCTCTGTGGCGGGATCACTCTCAGCCAAACCACGGCCCATGTGCTCATCCGGAACAACCTTATTCGTCATCACAAAGTGGCCGAGATATGGCTTGATCGTGTGAGCAACGCGCGCATCGAAAACAACGTCATTGGCTCGACCGGGAGCTTCGTGGCCGGCCAGCAGGCCGGAACCGGAATCCTCATCTCCGACAGTCAAATCGTAACCATCTCCGATAACGATGTGCAATGCATTCTCGGTCCACCTGGATTCTCGAACGGCGTCGCGACGCTAGGGTCAAGCGGCGCCCTCGTACTGGGCGCGAATGATGTCTCCGGCTGTTATACGGGCATCAACATCAACTCGTGCGGAGGCATCCAGGCCACAGACAACTCGTTGACGTCGAATCAATATGGCCTAGTCATGTGGTGCTCGAACGTATCCTTGGAGGGAAACGTGATTTCGAACTCCGGTGTCCACGGCGTCAGCCTAAGCGGTGGAACGGGGCAGAACGTCACCATCAGTCACAACCTCGTCACGAACAACACGGGAATCGGCATCTACGTTGGTTCCACGAACGCCGCCGTCACCGACAACGTGATCTCTTACAACCTGGGCGGTGGACTTCGGGCCGGTGGCACGTCTGCCTTGAACACCTACTCTGGCAACAACATCTTCGGAAACTCGAATTACGGCGCCTGCGCGTGCTCGACCCTTGAATTAGACCTACGCGACAATTGGTGGGGGTCATCGTCGGGCCCGAGCGGAGCCGGCTCCGGAACTGGAGACGTCCTACTCGACAATCCAGGCGGAGAACCGCCACTATTCGACCCGTGGCTCACGTCGGCAAATCCCATGGCCGGCCCATAG